The genomic interval TGTGCGCTTCAAGCCATACGTAAATTAATACATCTTTTAACGGGTCACATTTAGCATCATCTCCTGCTGTCAGACGTTTACATTGTTCAAAAAAGATAACACTGATTGATGCATTAAAACGGAATGAAAATTTACAGGCAATCTAATTAGGGAAGCCAACAAATTAAAGGATGAAAGACTGCTGGCGACTAGTGCCATACATTCCTAAGGGTATTTTGTGTGAACGTCACGCTTGGGAATTggctataaatacatgcatggttTCCGCAGCATGGATAATTCTAACAAAGTGAAAAAGGCTTGGTTTCAATTGGTTGTAATTTTTTCACGCGTCAACAAACTACATATAGGCTTCTCATTTccattttgctttttgtttctgttctaACTTCATATCCGGTCCAAAAAGAATGCAGGAAATAAAGACGGAAATACACAAACGGAAAATTACTTTGCTGCAATGCAAATGTAACACAATATCTGCGCTTCCGTTTCGAAATATCAGTTGGAGATGTCTTAATTTTAAAGCTAAATTTGCGTGAGGCTTCTCAGATTTCTGTATCAATTTTAAAGCCATCGACTTAATTGTATCATTGTTTTATGCGTACAAATGATATCGCCCCGGGCAGAACGCCGTATAACGCGACACAAATTGCCACAAAATGTATGAGCCATTGATTAACGATTAAATTTGGTGAATGTATTACTAGGGAATAGGGGTTCATTGCCAAAACGTAACAGGcacttttttcataaaaaggAGGCTCAGGAAAACAACTGAGACCTGACCACTACAATACACCGGGCTAATCATATAAAACAAGGCAGTGTCGAGGAACAACCCACCAGGTGAGtgtgtttgtaaatgttatttTCAGTTTCGTAACATTACACACATGCCTATGCGAGGGATACATTCACACGTGCACTGACATGCTAGACACCTTGCTTACTCTGAACACCCTCACAACGTTAACGGTTCAAATAAAAGATTATCAGTTATAAAATAATCCTGGGGACTAAATAATCCTGGAGACTAGTTAGTTTTTATTACTTCATCAAGTAAAATCTCTCCGCTCATATCGTCAACCACCATGTTGTTTCTACAGAGATCGAAGAATGCCTGAAAATCTGCGATGCACTCTTAAAGCAGATAACCTGATTGGTCACAGTAGCTCTGTCATTTCATTGGCTGAACAGTGCTACATGCATTTGAACTGAACTGAAATTAACCCACGTGAAGACGCCTGAGTCAACCCTGAAGAGATGAAAGGATATGATCTCTGATACAGGCAGAATAATCCGGGATAAAGAGACGTTGCTTGAGGACATGACATCCAGCACATGCGCTTTAAATGAACTACAGCCGCCAGAGGACACTAATATAAAGAAAGTTCACGACACTGTTTCTCGAGAAAAAACCGTTGTTATGCACGGTTTGATCGATCATGAAGATTTCTAAAAACTGGTTTGAAGTCGCCTAGAAATtaggagacccaggatcaaacccgcaTCGGGCCATAgcaaagaccttaaaaatggtacttgttgctgcctcgcttggcgctcaacactgagagctTAGAGTAAGGAAAAGACCGGTTGGTTCGGGTTTAGTATAATGTGAATTggtcgggtgtcatgtctggtgtcttcagcatgattcttcagtggcggcattGACTCCGTctgtcacaagaagatacaatatagctacacacacctaatgactcctcgtaatcatatgaatgaaaaagtgttaagtacgacgttaaaccccaaacatcaatacatccatacatccatacatacatgtacatacatacatacatacatacatacatacatacatacatacatacatacatacatacatacatacatacatacatacatacatacatacatacatacatacatacatacatacatacatattagtTTGTCTGTACGCTACATGGTGGTATCATATTACGGggacatttttattacatagCATGGTGGGAGTTACATTAGCCGTGTCTCATCGTATAACACAGTGTAACAGGGCGTTTTAACATCCACATAGATATCGCCCAAAGCGGATTTTTTTCGTGTAGTTCTATTAATCAACGTATGTTCGTTGTTTACATAAGtcgaaaagttgaaaaaatcaaaaacaatagAAACAAACATTGCTAAACAGCACTGAGAACTCAAAACTCATTCACAATATAGGCCTGCATTGGGAGGGACTAACACACTTCGTTTAAAGTAACATGGTCGCCCAAATATTAGACATTTTTACGTCATTACAAGAATGAGATGAGTATTTGGTAGTTTTCTTAAGACGTAAAAGTCAAAAGCTTTTCGTTAATCCCACCCCCAAGATTGTGCGttaagtaaatgtttaaaaataagaaaaaaaaaacgaaaactgTAAATTCTGCCAGAATATTTAGATGAGACGATGTcaattcagtggaaatggagcatGCACGCAGCGTCCGGAAAACCTCATATGAAACAAACATAGCTCATTTTAGGCGTAAAAGAAGGGCTTGAAAAGGCTCGCTCGTGACAGGATCGGTCAAAAAGaggcgcaaaaaaaaaaaagagcttgaCAGGTTGACAAGCAAGCTGTCAGTTGAAATTGCTGGTCAGTCAGTTTGAATGGTGGAgtacattaaaaaaagaaaagggtcTTACGGAGCACGAAGATATCACAAACTGCTGCTTGATAGGTGAGTgcaaattttgttgttgttgtgggcaGGGGGTGTTACACGTTGAGCACACACACGGATCTGACTCttattttaatgaaaagatTATTCGCAGCCTTTTCGCAGTGCTGTTTAAGCTGCTGTACTCTGCATGTATCTATGTGTATCAATATTCGAAATTATCCGAGTTCGTCGACTGATCGAAAGCCGGTATCACAGTAAACTTTCCGAACGCTGCGGATATGATTCGGGTCCTTccggttgaatattaatgaggcaaaatggccaaccctctttgtgttgaattcgaATAACGACAGGACTTCTCCGGGCTCCTACAAGCTACATactcaatgaatattttttaattcaacgTGAGTAATTTAGTTTATGAACAAACATTAAAGATTCGTTGAGACGTCGCACTCAGAATTTGTTTGGAAACCCAAATTTTGGGCGACCATATCAGTTTAAACTTATACGTGGTTAAATGATCTCACTAAAGTTAGACTACGTGTGCTGGTTTTCGCTAACTCAGATTCAAAAAGgactatatttaaaatgtttaaaattccaTTGAGAGGCTTGTAACGGAGGATCGCGTGAAATTACGAGATATATGCACTATTGTTGACTCCGTGCttgaactatacatgtatttgtcagtaCTTAGTAGTCTTTATGCGGGAAAACGTATAGTACATTGCACTGTTTAGTGCAAAACGGCGCAGGTTAATTTGTTCTGTTTTGCTTTGCACCGTACTCTGGTTGTATTTCGCTTTTCATTGATTGGTCATGTTCACGTGAAGAGGAAAATCAGGGTAAAGCCCGGATAAAACCACTGTCGTTTGCATCGTTCAGGTAGCGTAAAGCCAAAGCAGAAAAGAGGCGGAAGCTGGAATTCTCTACCTCCATGCTACAACGAAAGTGTGTATACACACACGCACTCACACATATGCATGAACTAAGGGTTCATCAATTAATCAACAATTAATATATGAAAAACTTTACgaatgaaaaaaaggaaataaatggtGATATAAGCTACCTTATAAACTATTAAGCGAACGAGTAACTCACACACTGTCAGTTATAAATACCCGTACCGGGGAAAATATAAAGACTTTCCTATGTGTCACGATTTGCCTTTAATGTCACGCACGAAAGCCATCAGCAATATTGCAATCGTCCCAGTGCAGTGAGCGGCGAAAATTTCACGCCTGGGTGATACTGAGGTCACCGTAATATCGAATCTTGTTCTACTGTATTAATTGCCTCATAAAGGCATATTTCATAAAAATTCAAAGACAAGGATTTTTGGGAATATATTTCTGATTGATGTTTAGCGTTGTATGTGCGCAGGAATTTGTTCTTCATGGACACGAAGGCCGTCAGTTTTACGGGTAGTGGACGGTGAATGAGCAGCATAAAAACACCGACCCTCACCAGGCACATGGCAAACATCCTGGCTTAAGGTCTCAGTGGTAAcggagagtacatgtacatgccgtTTCATTGGTCAAATTCTTATGTATACATCTTATTAACGTACGTATCGTTGTTTACGAAATATACATCATTTGCTTTTGTAAATGGTCACCAGATTTttcccgagctctgcccggtttcttcccaccataatgctggccaccgttgtataagtgaaatattcttgagcacggcgtaaacaccaatcaaataaatacataaataaataaatggccaCCGTACCTTACAAGCAGTTGTGACCTTGATGTGGTAAATATGAACAATTTTATAAACTTTGAAATACCGATCATGCCGAGTTATATAAGGCCACGTTTGCTGTAcgtttacattttccattttttttttcatcctgtATTTCACGTACAAATATGTTACGCGTTCAAAACTGTAATCAGAGCACAAACGTTAATATAATCGAGAAAGGTTTAGTCGTTTTCTTTATTCTATTATTTAtcaagaaaaattaaatttgtataggcctacctatTACATACATACTATCTGAAGTCTACtgatataaaaaataatttgtctgaTAATTCGTataatacataaacatactGGTATCGAGTATTAGTCTGCCTACATacgtacacatacacattaaGTAGGCCTCAGCGAATAACTATATAACTATACCGTGATACACGTACGTGTATGACTATGTCATTTGtctacgtatatatatatatatatatatatatatatatatatatatatatatatatatatatatatatatatatatatattattgataTTGCTAGATTTTGATTGAAAGGCTTTGAAAAACGGTGAAACTATGTAGCTATCCAACATCCAGAGTTGTTTGTTTCCTTTCGTCCACAgttatacgtgtatgtatacaatGCACATATATACGTACTACACGTAGTCTAGGTACAAAAATCACTTACCTTATAAACATCGTTGGAGGTGGAACGTCACGAGATAATGTTGCGTGTCAGAAGCATGCGTCTTATATAGTTTTCAGTACCGCCTCCACGGTTTTACATCAGCCATTAGGCCGTGTACGCGCCGACCCATGTCCTAATTAATGTGAAATTTTTGTAGTGGGCCCTAACAAACCACGCTCTGGCTAGCTGCGTGTGAGTGACAGCTCATCCTCAGCCCACATCTGTCATCTAAGGCTAATGCATGAGGATTATCCGCCCATTACTAATCCCTACCCATTTGAGAATGCGGAAATATCTATCTGCTTGTAGACTTTTAGCCATTTATGTAAAATCGTTAATGCATAAAGTTAATGCATCATAGTTCTTTGACTTTTGAGATGTATAGCCACCGGATGTTAGAGTCAACTCCTCCTACCTTCCACTCTGAATATTGGGGTGTGTTAATCCCATGTAAATACTTGTCTACCCCAAAACGCTATGAGCCCCTCTAGTTGAATAAAGGCTTAGGctattgtgaaaaaataaaataaacaaactgacaGTCAGGCAGCAGCATATTTTGCTCTTGTTCTACTGACCACGAAATATTTGAGACTGAGTTTAACgttaaacgttaacattgtcgcctATGGAAAGTTAATTGTGGCTTGACGCTAGAAAACTTGACAGATGCCATGTCCATGAAAAGTcattgagcacgacgttaaactcgAGTCCAAAATGTATTACAGAAAACGCTTCAGTCAGTATAAACTGTGTTTCTATCCCTACTGTTGCCTGCACTCAGTAAGTCGTTATAtaagaataaatatttaccCCACACAAGTGAGGAGTCTTAGAATACTCTTCGCGTTGTTTTATCTAACTCAGAGAAATATTTAAGTAATGTACTGTGTATGGACGGGAGTATCTTATCCCAATTGAGTAGGCCTAGGGGTACCGGTAGATGAAAACTTGCGTCTGgagacaaaatgtacaaaaatatgacCGCATTGTTTCTGATCACAATGACCCTGATTACAATGAAGGCAATCTCTTGAGAAATTGACTATCGACAGTCGTGTAAGCATGGCTTTGTTTATAGTGGTCACGTGACATGTCTTTCCCACAAGGCAGACAGTGCTAGCCTCTCTAAAAGCCCACTCAAAGATTTGTTACGTatgcgatggcggtcagttttatgggtggagaaagaCGGAGTGCTTGAGCTAAACcgcagacctttggcaagttgtggacaaactttcccacgtgtgacgttcACGTATGCACGCCATGttgatggaaggcaagtggtcatCTGATTGCGCACATTGCCCACTTGAGTTTCGTCCACCACTCACTGTTATCAGAGCAGCGCGAACAAAAATAAGCCGGGTTAATCATTGCGCTAATGTGACTATAGTcgaattgaatttttttattttttttatttatttgattggggtttacgaggtactcaagaatatttcgcttatacgacggcggacagcacactggtgggagaaaaccgggcagagatcGGGgcaaacccactaccatccgcaagttgctggcagatcttcccacgtacgacgagaggaaagcagcatgagctggacttgaactcacagcgaccggatttgtgagaggcttctgggtcattgcgccgcgctggcgtgctaacccacGGATGCCCCCTTGTGGGCATATAGCTATCTTCAGAACTCTCGTAAGATTGAAATGCGTGAGAATGTATTGTAAACACGTGTTTCATTGAAAAAAGAGACATTACAGTATTTTTTAATGTATAAGCATATGGTGATACAAATTCAAGCGTGTTGTTGTCACGGAGTGAATCTATAACATATAAAATTGCGAACATTTAATTTATACGCCTCAAGGGTTTCAATTCTCTCCCCTATAAAACTTGATAAAAATCAAAACGTTTTAATGACGTAAAAAGCAACATTCTTTTAATGCTTAGGCCTACATTGTATTATTTAATGATAATagttgaaaagaaaacactacaTAAATTGCTAAGATTCAAATAtctgtaaagaaaaatgaaacaatcttTCAGTTTAACGAAGTTCATTTAGTATCcaagaaataatctgttaaagttaacCATAATtgtgtctgagtgatgatagaatgtattctgttattgcagcagattattctgttaacacataacacatgtataacacatgtattctgttattgcagcagattattctgttaacacataacacatgtataacacatgtattctgttattgcagcagattattctgttaaatacagcaCACATATTACTTCATTATAAAGACTCTTTCAGACTAACAGAATGTTTCGTTAAATATGACAGTATTGTCTTATAATGTATTGCAAATTACCactatacttttatttatttgataaactaTACAAGTTACTGTATGTACACGAAGCTATATAACAAATAACAGAGAGACTGACTTTAACTTCTTCCAAGCAATTTATCAACTTCTTCATAATGAGATCATGAACTGAATTATTCTAGGGACCGTCCTAAAATGTCACAGGATTTAGCATCACTGCATGTGGAAATTTGGCGGGGCTATCTCTGAGGCGATCCTTCGAATGAAGGAATCGGTATGTCTTGAACGTGTGCGCAGGTTACAGCGGGAATACCGAAAAGATGGGCCTTCACACTGTCTGCCGCACCCAGAAGGCGAAGGGTTATCGCAAAATCTGAACTGGAATTTAAGACCTGAGAAGCATCTAGTGTAACGCGACCACTCGGACCACCCTCCGTTCACGCAATTGGAAAACTTAGTCAAGTCCACGGATGGGATTCTGGAACAATCGACTCGAGCGTTTctgaaaattagaaaaaaagatgacatttttaaaagatttttttaaacatcGTCATAGGTGTATAAGGGTATAAGGAACCgaggtaaaccaccagcctaTGCCTGATACATGATAAACCTCTCGAGCAGcagaaacagcgagagctggatttgaacccctgGCCGTCAAGGCCTGAGTCACAGCGGTCCAGCGATTTACATATCTGTACGTCTGGTATGTAAGTAAAACGTAATAACCACCTCCGTGTATGAGATTATGTTTTTGCCtgtttgcctgtctgtctgtgtgtgtgccTGTCTGTGTGTCGgtctgtctgcctgtgtgtctgtctgcctgtgtgtcggtctgtctgtctgtatgtatgtgtgcgtgtctgtgtgtcggtctgtctgtctgtttgtgtgtctgcctgtgtgtcggtctgtctgtctgtttgtgtgcCTGCCTATGTGTCGGTCTGTCTGTCGGCCTGTCTGCCTGTGTGCCTGCCTGTGTGTCGGTCTGTCTATCTGTTTGTGTGTCTGCCTATGTGTcggtctgtctgtttgtgtgcCTGCCTATGTGtcggtctgtctgtcggtctgtctgtctgtgtgcctGCCTGTGtgtcggtctgtctgtctgtttgtgtgtcTGCCTATGTGtcggtctgtctgtcggtctgtctgCCTGTGTACCTGCCTGTGtgtcggtctgtctgtctgtatgtgtgCTTGTCTGTGTGTCGGCCTGTGTGTCTGCTTGTGTGTCGGTCTGTCTGTTGGTTTGTGTGTCTGCCTATGTGTCGGTCTGTCTGCCTGTGTCTGCCTGTGTGTcggtctgtctgtatgtatgtgtgcgtgtctGTGTGTCGGTCTGTCTATGTGTTTCTGCCTGTGTGTCGGTCTGTCTctcggtctgtctgtctgtgtgcctgcctgtgtgtttgtctgtctgtctgtctgtgtgcctGCCTGTGTGTCTGCCTGTGTGTcggtctgtctatctgtctgtgtgtctgccTGTGTGTCGGTCTGTGTGTCGGTCTGTGTGCCTGCCTGTGTGTCGGTATGTCtctctgtctatctgtctgtcagcAGCAGCTTTACGGAAATGGGTATGGActaattttataataaaatattgtgCACATGCAGTTTGTTCCTGATCCTTTGAATTTTGGCAGAATATTTTCTCTGTAATACTTAGGGGATTTCTACATTCTCGCTGCACCATCCATATATgccatttataaaataaataaaaactctaATCCAGGTAAACTGATAATAGactggatttcaccagttacgtatgaccattcaTTTGAAAACTATCATAGTCTTTAATTTACACTCCTcctcgtgcgtgggaaggtctgacaagcaacctgcagatggccgtgggtttgaAGCGGgctctgctaggtttcctcccaccataatgctggccgccgtcgtacaagtgaaatattcttgagtgtggtgtaaaacacaagataaataaataaataaataaataaataaataaataaataaataaataaataaataaataaataaataaataaataaatccagacaCTTCTTTTAATTCTACTTACGATCCGTTGTCAGCATAACGGAAGACTTGTCGTTGGATGCTTGTTAATTTGGTGTTATCACAGATGATTCGGGCCAGAGACGTTTTCCGGATCTCGTCCAGCTGGTCTGCAAAGGGAAGACGACATACATGCAATAGGATAGGTTTATAGGTTTACAATTTATCTGTCAGTTTGCTTACTTTTCACATAACCTGTTATTCTACAAACGTATTCCAATCTTTTTTTAGAACTCCATTGCACTGAGAAAGATTTCCGTACACATCTTGTGgccattaaaatatatatatatatatatatatatatatatatatatatatatatatatatatatatatatatatatatatatatatatatatatatatatatatatgtatatatatatatatatatatatatgcactgtacatataggtatGGGATGCATCGAGGTACTTTCATGTGATAACTGACTTTGGATCGTTTTAAAGGCATAAATAGCAATAAATTGACGTAAATACAAGACGAAATAATTCTAGTcatgttttctgatttttttttcaccgagtAAAATGGTtgtaaaacatcagattctatctgtagtgacccagagggtatcggCACAATGACATCCATATttgttcgtttcaaggtccattggGCGAATTCATTCATAAATGCATTGTATGTGCAGTTTGAATGATGACATCTAGCCGTCTACATGTggtaagtggcaaaaacctgaggtgacgtcactggtcccaatatggtcagaaaaagcCACCGTAGAATCAAGTTTAAAATCCATTTTACTAGCTTGAAAAAAGTGTAAAAGATATATCGAACGTCTTTTATGGATAAGTAAGTGTTTTCTTTAATGTCATTTTCTGCAGTTTATCAGAATTTTGCATTTGTGTCTGCTAGTGAGGTGAAACATCATCACGTGACACAATGGCACGTGGAAGTCTTTCTAAACGGATAAACCTTAGGCATGCTGGCATCTAAACATGGTTTCTCAGATCTCGTCGTTACCTTCCAACAATTGAGGGATAAAATTCCACACTTTTTATTGTTACTCACCCAGTGGGAACCTGGCGTTTTCGTCGTCGTTCTCGTAGAAGAATCTGTCGCCCTTTTTAAGGAGGAAGAACTGTCTACCGACTACGCAGGCGATTGTAGGGCCCACCACGGCACCGGTGATCACCCTCTCCGACACGGCGCCTGTCCATAGGTCAATGTCGTCCACGTGactgaaacatacaaaaatCACTGGTTGGTCTGTGCTGACGGAAGGACCGTTGATTACAGTCGTATAGACCCaaagtacacatattttttaacatgtatgtagaacgTGCTCTCGTTTCCTAAGTCAAAAACAAtcatgacatgttttttttttaatctagaCATTGAAACAAACGTTATATATCAACCGCCAATCAAAATGGGCTGTCATGGTCAATAATAGCACGTTGAAATTCCAAAATAACTTTAAAGCCACAGAATCTGCCGGCTGAGTGCATCGTCGAACCACTTGTTAACTTCACTTACCGGTAAGTGGAACTCAGAATGCTGGCTGCTTCAGAAGTGTGGTCCACCAGGCCCCCGCGTCCCGTTCCGAAATGAGTCGCCGGTCTGAGACCACACAGAACGCGGAACAGGTTGTAGGATGGGATACCGAAATCACGCCCTCTCTGGATGTTGGTGGCTGCCAGATCGATCCCACCTCCCGGCACCTGTTCGAACAGGGTGTTGGTAAGCTGCTCACTGATCAGGCGGTCACATTTCTGCTGCTTGTTGCTGACCAGGTTCTCCAAGACGAAGCTAGGTCCTTTTGAGGGGTCGTAAAGCGTGTCAGGACGGAGGAAGTGGTCTCGGAACCTTAGATTGTCTGCAAAGAAGGTCTGTACCAAACTGTGGCCGAATCGGTAACCGGCGGCGGAGAACGCTGCTCGGATCTGGGCGTTGAACGTGGGTTGGTAATCGCTGTTGTAGCCGGATGTCCTGGCGGGGAAGTCGAAAGCCTGGGCCACTTGGGTACCGAAGATGACGGGCAGGAACTCGTCGTAGACCACGTGCTGGAACTCGGCGGAGACGATTCTGCGGGCCTCTTGGTACAGTTTCTCGTCGCCCCATGTCGGGTTGAGTTGGCTCAACTGGCGGGCCACCCGATTATGTTCTCTTAGCCAGAGTGTGTGCATGCTCATGAGGGCAGGCTGCTGGTTCACTCGGGGGTCACCTGAGTGAGAGTAAGAACGGAGTAGTTACACAAAATGTTAGAATGATTGATTAATTGCGGTTTAAAGCCACGTTGGAATTATCAAATAGTTTCCATGgggtaatgtttatttatttatttgattggtgtcttacgccgtactcaagaacatttcatttatccgACGGCGGgctgtattatggtgggaggaaactgggcagagccggggggaaacccacgaccattcgcaggttgcaggcagaccttgccacttaCCCGTGGGATGATGAGAGCACACCGAAATGTTAGAGgaacaaagtatataaagttatatatgtattaactgtaactatatacacatttacatctatTTTCCAGCTGTGCGACTCATTCAATCTTGTTTTTGGTTCTTTCACGAACACTTCCACTAAATTAAAGTGTATTTTTCCAGTACATCTACAACGTTATGGGGCTAAATATGCAGTGCAGTGCTATTTTCAACCAAACAGTAGGGAAAAGAACAATTTTTGAACCCATATCGATACCGATAGACAGATTCATAGACAGGTCACGCAGGTAAAGCTAACACAGACTCAATTTTACACATACGTCCCGGACTAGCTTACCGGCCCTGAAGCACCTGCGTTTGATCTGACTCCGACATTCGGGACTCTCTAGCTCAAAATCCTGAAGGAGCAACTCTCCGTCTGGGCTGTTCGTGGTTTTCAGGAGACCTATGGTAGAACAAAATGTCTATTATTTACGAACGAGTGATCGGAAAATGTCTGTTATTTACGGACGTGTGATCGGAAAATGTCTGTTATTTACGGACGTGTGATCGGAAAATGTCTATTATTTACGAACGAGTGATCGGAAAATGTCTGTTATTTACGGACGTGTGATCGGAAAATGTCGGCTAGTACTGATCGGAACATGCATGTGAGCACGAATATGTGGTTGTAAAAATGTCCGCTGGCACGGTCGTGTCATCGTAAGTTGTCTGTTACTAAGAATGGGTGATTTAAAAGTTAAATCAtgaaatctgttaattttaatgtgtGATTGTAAATTGTGAACATAAATGGCTCATGAGCAAATGTCTGTTGTGTTCGCAGTACTTTTCAGAGAAAacttttcttgaaatattttacattgtGACACAACACCATATTGTGAGACAAGTGTACATTGTCATATTTTACTTAGCAAAAGTGTCACAAAGGGTCATCATGAAAACACACGTGTCACAAAACGTTATCAGGATGACAGACGTGTCACGAAACGTCATCAAGCCTAGGATGACAGGCGTGTCACAAAACGTCATCAAGCCTAGGATAACACACGTGTCACAAATCGTCATCAAGCCTAGGATGACACACGTGTCACAAATCGTCATCAAGCCTAGGATGACACACGTGTCACAAATCGTCATCAAGCCTAGGATAACACACGTGTCACAAATCGTCATCAAGCCTAAGATGACACACGTGTCACAAATCGTCATCAAGCCTAGGATAACACACGTGTCACAAATCGTCATCAAACCTAGGATGACACACGTGTCACAAATCGTCATCAAGCCTAGGATGACACACGTGTCACAAAACGTCATCAAGCCTAGGATAACACACGTGTCACAAATCGTCATCAAGCCTAGGATGACACACGTGTCACAAATCGTCATCAAGCCTAGGATGACACACGTGTCACAAATCGTCATCAAGCCTAGGATAACACACGTGTCACAAATCGTCATCAAGCCTAGGATAACACACGTGTCACAAATCGTCATCAAGCCTAGGATGACACACGTGTCACAAAACGTCATCAAGCCTAGGATGACACACGTGTCACAAAACGTCATCAAACTGTCATAAAGGGAGTCAAACATACTGACTGACCTCCACTTCCAGTCCTCAGCTCTCCAGCCAGCTCCTCCGTACTTCCGTACACCGCCGAACCGTCAAGATAAGCCGATTCTTGATTCAACTGTTCTCGGGggcctataaaaaa from Liolophura sinensis isolate JHLJ2023 chromosome 3, CUHK_Ljap_v2, whole genome shotgun sequence carries:
- the LOC135464004 gene encoding putative uncharacterized protein C18orf15, which gives rise to MLMEDYVFACLPVCLCVCLSVCRSVCLCVCLPVCRSVCLYVCVRVCVSVCLSVCVSACVSCLYVCVRVCVSVCLCVSACVSVCLSFVPDPLNFGRIFSL
- the LOC135464006 gene encoding thyroid peroxidase-like — translated: MLPVSSLFLSLLVLTFGQRSRFPGGRSNTINPRSIPSISDRSEITRTASGLPRPRSVRTSSLPQEELNRIATEVRSLVERVLVTPRNSRRPNFPFGPQLISSRQAQQIGRSGMMFLEASKRVRTGRSGSLPELGGNIGNSLDCPFLTPVTCDAEAKYRTITGVCNNLQNPRWGSALTPFERSAPSAYNDSLSEPRSRSALSGNLPFPRVVSTSMHEASDVGSLDVRFTHITMEFGQFVSHDIERFAPILSPREQLNQESAYLDGSAVYGSTEELAGELRTGSGGLLKTTNSPDGELLLQDFELESPECRSQIKRRCFRAGDPRVNQQPALMSMHTLWLREHNRVARQLSQLNPTWGDEKLYQEARRIVSAEFQHVVYDEFLPVIFGTQVAQAFDFPARTSGYNSDYQPTFNAQIRAAFSAAGYRFGHSLVQTFFADNLRFRDHFLRPDTLYDPSKGPSFVLENLVSNKQQKCDRLISEQLTNTLFEQVPGGGIDLAATNIQRGRDFGIPSYNLFRVLCGLRPATHFGTGRGGLVDHTSEAASILSSTYRHVDDIDLWTGAVSERVITGAVVGPTIACVVGRQFFLLKKGDRFFYENDDENARFPLDQLDEIRKTSLARIICDNTKLTSIQRQVFRYADNGS